The sequence AGGATAAAGGGCTGATACAGGACTTGGCTCCAGGGGCAGGGCGAGGAATGGAAGGTGGAGCACGTGGGATACAGGTTATGGGCAGAGCTCCTGGCCTGAATGATGTCTCCTGATCTATCAGTAGGCTTGGAAGATCAATACTGGGATGACGATGAGCAGAATGGTCATGAGGATGCCCAAAATCAGGGCCCAGATGTTCAGGCACTTGGCGGTGGAGGCATAGGCCTGGGCCCCAGTCAGGTTGCCAACCATCTTCCTGTCCCTAGACTTCACGGAGTAGGCGAATGCTATGAAGCCCAGGCAGCAGGGGTTCATGAAGAGGGTGTTGAACAGGGACCAGACGACGTGGTCGGGCACGGAGGTCTCACTGCGGATGTGGATCATGGTGGACGTCAGGGGAGCAGGGTTGTGGGGCGCCCCCAGTACAGCCACCTCGTGCTCCTCCTTGAGCATCTCATAGTTGTGGGGCTGGCCGCTGTTGACAGGAGAGAAGAAGGTTTGGACTATGCTTCATGGTGTCCTGCGAAGGCCAGTGGTGGTCGGgttagtcttttttctttgtttttaaggcAAATTTTAATAATGTCTGTGTTGCTTCCAACTGTTGTGAAATCTATCAACCATTTTAGTAACTGGAATGTCGCAGGTAGCCTATATGCTATAGTGTCTGCACCAAATTGGAGCATGTAATgctaattctttgtgttttttgtttgtttgtttgtttgtttgttgagacggagtttcactcttgttgcccaggctgaaatgtaatggtgtgatcttggctcactgcaacctctgcctcccaggttcaagcaattctcttgcctcagcttcccgagtagctgggattacaggcatgcgccaccacacctggctaattttgtagagacagggtttctccatgctggtcaggctggtctcgaactccctacctcaggtgatctgcccacctcagcctcccaaagtgctgagctgctgtgcctggccactttgtatcttttttcttcctcttctagtTATTTACTTCTAATGAATTGTGTTGCCCTGGACTATTTGGAAAAGAAGAGTTTGTAGGGCCAGGAGGAAGTATTAATGGATGAGGTCGGGA comes from Macaca mulatta isolate MMU2019108-1 chromosome 10, T2T-MMU8v2.0, whole genome shotgun sequence and encodes:
- the LOC100430243 gene encoding interferon-induced transmembrane protein 3-like, which produces MNHIVQTFFSPVNSGQPHNYEMLKEEHEVAVLGAPHNPAPLTSTMIHIRSETSVPDHVVWSLFNTLFMNPCCLGFIAFAYSVKSRDRKMVGNLTGAQAYASTAKCLNIWALILGILMTILLIVIPVLIFQAY